A section of the Kribbella sp. HUAS MG21 genome encodes:
- a CDS encoding protein kinase, which produces MSVTGGPPSTHEEEVEERVGAYRLIRRLGQGGMGVVYLAEGPEREEVALKVLRPHVAHDPIARARLQREATTLQKVNHPGVAGILDHDLEGEQPYLVTRFVPGRPLDEQVDERGPLTPRKWLPLAGCLAESLQAIHAVGVIHRDLKPGNVMMCNGKPVMIDFGIAQAADDLRLTQTGLVIGTPGYLAPELIEGEMVSQSADWWGWAATVAFAATGRRPFGKGPFEAVLARVHSGQADLDGLDPRLKSLLAAALSPDKADRPTQEEIMTGLNRYAEGRDALPPREAPTVAAVAPTKLVTKQLPLDAPTEEPVAEEPTGPTPTQVAELVPQVIPPLSAFAPIRDKLRDVATKKPVAEAPVQGPYQPAPYAEPYSAPYAAPYAAPYQQPFQPPYQSSAPVPYQQSSQPVPVQPAHPVKAPPTGRRTAVVVGFMIALTGLVALTPGLGAVVAILLLVLARTVDRSSTALMRRRQVRGRAGKSDGLVAVAASPVQLATALLITLPCLILPLLTAVVVGGVVTGVAASANGLDWQPLSAVGFGTAALTALFCCWWGPGGSSLRRGAHITARNTFRPRWFSALIAVVLLAIGGIAFYQATQGAGAEWARSPIETPNIERPTLGDLRNAPFIRDLPVIGN; this is translated from the coding sequence ATGTCAGTCACAGGGGGACCGCCTTCCACCCATGAAGAGGAGGTGGAGGAGCGGGTCGGGGCGTACCGGCTGATCCGGCGGCTCGGACAGGGCGGCATGGGCGTCGTGTACCTGGCAGAAGGACCGGAGCGCGAGGAGGTGGCGCTCAAGGTACTGCGGCCGCACGTGGCGCACGACCCGATCGCGCGGGCGCGGTTGCAGCGCGAAGCGACCACGCTGCAGAAGGTGAACCACCCTGGTGTGGCAGGCATCCTCGACCACGACCTGGAGGGCGAGCAGCCCTACCTGGTGACCCGCTTCGTCCCGGGCCGTCCGCTGGACGAGCAGGTCGACGAGCGGGGTCCGCTGACGCCTCGCAAGTGGCTCCCGCTGGCCGGCTGCCTGGCCGAGTCGCTGCAGGCGATCCACGCGGTCGGGGTGATCCACCGCGACCTCAAGCCCGGCAACGTGATGATGTGCAACGGCAAGCCGGTGATGATCGACTTCGGCATCGCCCAGGCCGCCGACGACCTGCGCCTCACCCAGACCGGCCTCGTGATCGGTACGCCGGGCTACCTGGCGCCGGAGCTGATCGAGGGCGAGATGGTGTCGCAGTCCGCGGACTGGTGGGGCTGGGCAGCCACCGTCGCGTTCGCCGCGACCGGCCGTCGTCCCTTCGGCAAGGGCCCGTTCGAGGCGGTGCTGGCGCGCGTGCACTCCGGGCAGGCCGACCTGGACGGGCTGGACCCGCGGCTGAAGTCACTGCTCGCTGCTGCGCTGTCCCCTGACAAGGCCGACCGGCCTACGCAGGAAGAGATCATGACGGGGCTCAACCGGTACGCCGAGGGCCGTGACGCGCTGCCGCCGCGTGAGGCTCCGACCGTGGCTGCCGTGGCGCCGACGAAGCTCGTCACCAAGCAACTGCCTCTGGACGCGCCGACGGAAGAGCCGGTGGCGGAAGAGCCGACCGGCCCCACACCGACCCAGGTGGCCGAGCTGGTGCCGCAGGTGATTCCGCCGCTGTCGGCGTTCGCCCCGATCCGGGACAAGCTCCGGGACGTCGCCACGAAGAAGCCGGTCGCGGAGGCGCCCGTTCAGGGGCCTTATCAGCCGGCGCCTTACGCAGAGCCCTACTCGGCGCCCTACGCGGCTCCTTACGCGGCGCCGTACCAGCAGCCCTTCCAGCCGCCGTACCAGAGCTCTGCGCCGGTGCCGTACCAGCAGTCGTCCCAGCCGGTACCTGTGCAGCCCGCGCATCCCGTCAAGGCCCCACCGACCGGACGTCGTACCGCGGTCGTCGTCGGCTTCATGATCGCGCTGACCGGACTGGTCGCGCTGACACCCGGCCTCGGCGCGGTTGTCGCCATCCTGCTCCTGGTCCTCGCACGCACGGTCGACCGCTCGAGTACGGCGCTGATGCGGCGCCGCCAGGTCCGCGGCCGCGCCGGGAAGTCGGACGGCCTTGTCGCCGTGGCCGCCAGCCCCGTGCAACTCGCCACCGCCCTGCTGATCACCCTGCCGTGCCTGATCCTGCCGCTGCTCACAGCGGTCGTGGTCGGCGGCGTCGTCACCGGTGTCGCAGCATCGGCGAACGGACTCGACTGGCAGCCCCTGTCCGCCGTCGGTTTCGGTACGGCGGCGCTCACCGCGCTGTTCTGCTGCTGGTGGGGCCCTGGCGGCAGCTCGCTGCGCCGCGGTGCGCACATCACGGCCCGCAACACGTTCCGGCCGCGTTGGTTCTCCGCTCTGATCGCGGTCGTGCTGCTCGCGATCGGCGGCATCGCCTTCTACCAGGCGACGCAGGGCGCCGGCGCCGAGTGGGCCCGCAGCCCGATCGAGACGCCGAACATCGAGCGGCCGACGCTCGGCGACCTGCGGAACGCGCCGTTCATCCGCGACCTCCCCGTCATCGGTAACTGA
- a CDS encoding PPOX class F420-dependent oxidoreductase, with the protein MEIPAEFHELLSSNAVAMVGTIGRRGEPQVTPLWFLWDGERVRFSLVDGRQKLRNLRRNPAISVVIVDPARPTYYLELRGRIDDLVPDPEFQLEQAVARKYIGEWTDVEPPGTTRYATSVVVERITSQLGF; encoded by the coding sequence GTGGAGATCCCGGCTGAGTTTCACGAGCTGCTGTCGTCGAACGCGGTCGCGATGGTCGGCACAATCGGCCGCCGCGGTGAGCCGCAGGTCACGCCGCTGTGGTTCCTGTGGGACGGCGAGCGGGTCCGGTTCAGTCTCGTGGACGGCCGGCAGAAGCTCCGCAACCTGCGGCGCAACCCCGCGATCTCGGTCGTGATCGTCGACCCGGCGCGTCCGACGTACTACCTCGAACTCCGCGGCCGGATCGACGACCTGGTGCCGGATCCGGAGTTTCAGCTGGAGCAGGCGGTCGCACGGAAGTACATCGGCGAATGGACCGACGTGGAGCCGCCGGGCACGACACGGTACGCGACGAGCGTCGTCGTCGAGCGGATCACCAGCCAGCTCGGGTTCTGA
- a CDS encoding siderophore-interacting protein: MTTVLERPIVFDSLLATVAAVEDVSPHLRRVTFVAPRLAEAVTAGPDQRIKVLLTPPNGTAIKLPSGPEWYADWCAQPEEERFIMRTYTVRALRPEVAEMDIEFVLHGVNGPASAWVSEAQLGDEVGLLIPFAVDKTSTKGLLHSGVDYVPPATSARRVLVADETALPALAGILEDLPAGVQAVAFVAVPDVADVRPLASDAQVTWVTEGSLLDALKAAELPFDPDYAWVAGESSMIKEVRRHLVNAVGMPKSAISFQGYWKRGEAHC; this comes from the coding sequence ATGACGACTGTGCTCGAGCGACCGATCGTTTTCGACTCGCTCCTGGCCACCGTGGCGGCCGTCGAGGACGTGAGCCCGCACCTGCGCCGCGTGACGTTCGTCGCACCGCGGCTGGCGGAGGCGGTCACGGCCGGCCCGGACCAGCGCATCAAGGTGCTGCTTACGCCGCCGAACGGCACTGCGATCAAGCTGCCGTCGGGACCCGAGTGGTACGCCGATTGGTGTGCGCAGCCGGAGGAGGAGCGCTTCATCATGCGGACCTACACCGTGCGCGCCCTGCGCCCAGAGGTGGCCGAGATGGACATCGAGTTCGTCCTGCACGGTGTGAACGGACCTGCCTCGGCGTGGGTGAGCGAAGCGCAGCTGGGCGACGAGGTGGGGCTGCTGATCCCGTTCGCGGTCGACAAGACCAGCACGAAGGGCCTGCTGCACTCCGGCGTCGACTACGTCCCGCCGGCGACCAGCGCGCGCCGGGTGCTCGTAGCGGACGAGACGGCGCTTCCGGCGCTGGCCGGGATCCTGGAGGATCTGCCGGCCGGAGTGCAGGCCGTGGCCTTCGTCGCCGTACCTGATGTTGCTGACGTCCGGCCGCTGGCTAGCGACGCACAGGTCACGTGGGTCACCGAGGGGTCGCTGCTGGACGCTCTCAAGGCGGCTGAGCTTCCGTTCGACCCGGACTACGCCTGGGTCGCCGGTGAGTCGTCGATGATCAAAGAGGTACGTCGGCATCTCGTGAACGCGGTGGGGATGCCGAAGAGCGCCATCTCCTTCCAGGGCTACTGGAAGCGCGGCGAGGCGCACTGCTGA
- a CDS encoding SDR family oxidoreductase produces MTTLEGAVVLVTGGQRGIGRAIVDDLLTRGAAKVYATARTPRPSSDPRVVPLPLEVTDQASIDALAAAAPDVTVLINNAGASSPNSYLDAPIEDVRAVFDANFFGPLQVTKAFVPIIERNGGGHILNAHSALSWVARHGAYSATKAAFWLQTNAIRLELLDRGIGVTGLHMGYVDTDMVSAVPGPKSRPEDIAKQALDGIESGAYEVLADETARGAKAATALDLTAVYPELAR; encoded by the coding sequence ATGACCACACTCGAAGGCGCTGTCGTCCTCGTCACCGGCGGCCAGCGCGGCATCGGCCGCGCGATCGTCGACGACCTGCTCACCCGCGGCGCCGCCAAGGTCTACGCGACCGCCCGCACCCCGCGGCCGAGCAGCGACCCGCGCGTCGTACCGCTGCCGCTCGAGGTCACCGACCAGGCCTCGATCGACGCGCTCGCCGCGGCGGCGCCGGACGTCACGGTGCTGATCAACAACGCCGGCGCGAGCTCGCCGAACAGCTATCTGGACGCGCCGATCGAGGACGTCCGCGCGGTCTTCGACGCGAACTTCTTCGGCCCGCTCCAGGTCACCAAGGCCTTCGTGCCGATCATCGAACGCAACGGTGGCGGCCACATCCTGAACGCGCACTCGGCGCTGTCCTGGGTCGCCCGGCACGGCGCGTACTCCGCGACCAAGGCCGCGTTCTGGCTGCAGACCAACGCGATCCGCCTCGAACTCCTCGACCGCGGGATCGGCGTCACCGGCCTGCACATGGGGTACGTCGACACGGACATGGTGTCGGCGGTGCCCGGGCCGAAGTCGCGCCCCGAGGACATCGCCAAGCAGGCCCTGGACGGCATCGAGTCCGGCGCGTACGAAGTGCTGGCCGACGAGACCGCACGCGGCGCGAAGGCCGCGACGGCGCTCGACCTGACGGCGGTCTATCCCGAGCTAGCGCGCTGA
- a CDS encoding iron chelate uptake ABC transporter family permease subunit yields MPPPSAVASADPDLASAPARPRRRTRRTTLVLGLVGCVLLLVLVSLLSIAIGSKQIPLFTVVDALRHYDEANTDHVIVRSLRVPRTVIGLLVGAALGLSGALMQGVTRNPLADPGILGVNGGAALFVVGGIYWLGLSSLTAYVWLAFVGAAAASVAVYLLGSLGREGATPVKLALAGAALTAMLGSLTTALLIGDVDTFDQFRFWSVGSFAGRGADIAEQVAPFILVGIVLSLFCGRILNAMSLGDEVAKSLGQRVGLARVFVAVVVVLLCGAATAAAGPIGFVGLTIPHVARLVTGPDYRWILPYSMLLAPILLLGSDVIGRVIALPGELQVGIVTAVLGAPFFIVLVRRRKLADL; encoded by the coding sequence ATGCCCCCGCCCAGTGCTGTCGCCTCGGCCGACCCTGACCTCGCGTCCGCGCCCGCGCGTCCGCGGCGGCGGACCCGGCGTACCACCCTCGTCCTGGGACTGGTCGGGTGCGTCCTGCTGCTGGTCCTGGTGTCGCTGCTCAGCATCGCGATCGGGTCCAAGCAGATTCCGCTGTTCACCGTGGTCGACGCCCTGCGGCACTACGACGAGGCGAACACCGACCATGTGATCGTCCGGTCACTGCGCGTACCGCGGACCGTGATCGGCCTGCTGGTCGGCGCCGCGCTCGGGCTGTCCGGCGCGCTGATGCAGGGCGTGACCCGCAACCCGCTGGCAGACCCGGGCATCCTCGGGGTGAACGGCGGCGCGGCGCTCTTCGTTGTCGGGGGCATCTACTGGCTCGGGTTGTCGTCGCTGACGGCCTACGTCTGGCTGGCCTTCGTCGGCGCGGCCGCGGCGTCGGTCGCCGTCTACCTGCTGGGTTCGCTCGGCCGGGAGGGTGCGACGCCGGTGAAGCTCGCGCTGGCCGGCGCGGCGCTGACCGCGATGCTGGGGTCGCTGACCACCGCGCTGTTGATCGGTGACGTCGACACGTTCGACCAGTTCCGGTTCTGGTCGGTGGGCTCGTTCGCCGGCCGCGGCGCGGACATCGCGGAGCAGGTGGCGCCGTTCATCCTGGTCGGCATCGTGCTGTCGCTCTTCTGCGGCCGGATCCTGAACGCGATGTCGCTGGGCGACGAGGTGGCCAAGTCACTCGGCCAGCGGGTGGGGCTCGCGCGGGTGTTCGTCGCGGTGGTCGTGGTGCTGCTGTGCGGCGCGGCGACCGCGGCGGCCGGGCCGATCGGGTTCGTCGGGCTGACGATCCCGCACGTGGCGCGGCTGGTGACCGGTCCCGACTACCGGTGGATCCTCCCGTACTCGATGCTGCTCGCGCCGATCCTGCTGCTCGGCTCGGACGTGATCGGCCGCGTCATCGCGCTGCCCGGTGAGCTCCAGGTCGGCATCGTCACGGCGGTCCTCGGCGCCCCGTTCTTCATCGTGCTGGTACGACGCCGGAAGCTGGCGGACCTGTGA
- a CDS encoding DJ-1/PfpI family protein, protein MRIELLVFDGVDEMDVMGPFEVWSHAARRPEFELALVGLDGPVEVTGLHGLQFKAPEGLGRPDALFVPGGGWMNRAEHGAWAEARRGVMPARIAELAPTLQWIGSVCTGSMLLAGAGLVKGRPATTNRGAWKELAEFGAEVKTNRVVDDGTLITAGGITAGIDLALHVVQRELGADVADAIAGTMEYTRDRDVYSSAR, encoded by the coding sequence ATGCGAATCGAGCTGCTGGTCTTCGACGGTGTGGACGAGATGGACGTCATGGGCCCGTTCGAGGTGTGGAGCCACGCCGCGCGCCGGCCGGAGTTCGAGCTGGCGCTGGTCGGGCTGGACGGGCCGGTCGAGGTGACCGGTTTGCACGGCCTGCAGTTCAAGGCGCCTGAGGGACTCGGGCGACCCGATGCGCTCTTCGTCCCTGGTGGCGGATGGATGAACCGCGCCGAGCACGGCGCCTGGGCCGAAGCACGTCGCGGAGTGATGCCGGCCAGGATCGCCGAACTCGCGCCGACGCTGCAATGGATCGGGTCGGTGTGCACCGGCTCGATGCTGCTCGCCGGGGCCGGCCTGGTGAAGGGCCGGCCGGCCACGACGAACCGCGGCGCGTGGAAAGAGCTGGCGGAGTTCGGCGCCGAGGTGAAGACGAACCGGGTTGTGGACGACGGGACGCTGATCACGGCCGGCGGCATCACGGCCGGGATCGATCTGGCCCTGCACGTCGTGCAGCGCGAACTCGGCGCCGACGTGGCCGATGCGATCGCGGGCACGATGGAGTACACCCGCGATCGCGACGTCTACAGCTCAGCGCGCTAG
- a CDS encoding alginate lyase family protein — protein MRKKSLILAAACAALVAGSLSSPAVATSQAPSEAPAAFTHPGVGSSRAQLDFVRAKVQAGAQPWTNAFNQAKNSTYASLTRTPKPRAVVECGSYSNPNYGCTDERQDAIAAYTDALLWYITRDDRYAQKSIELMDAWSATIRDHTNSNAPLQTAWAASSWPKAAEIIKHAYGNWPNSGRFATMLRNVYVPEIINGSNSNGNWELSIIEALQGIGVFLEDRAIYDKAIALYRLRVPAYVYLESDGALPKTVPSQNLNTREKIVSYWQGQGTFVTGLTQETCRDFTHTGYGISSISHVLETARIQGIDMYPEFGERLRQALGFQAKWERNLEPVPSWLCKGTLHRGLGPITEVGYNALHTRLGYAMTNTQALTESRRPAGTNNLFVAWETLTHAENPS, from the coding sequence ATGCGAAAGAAGTCCTTGATCCTGGCTGCCGCCTGCGCGGCGCTGGTCGCCGGGTCCCTCAGCAGCCCAGCAGTCGCGACCTCACAGGCGCCTTCCGAGGCGCCGGCCGCCTTCACACACCCTGGCGTCGGATCGAGCCGCGCGCAGCTCGACTTCGTCCGCGCCAAGGTGCAGGCCGGCGCCCAGCCCTGGACGAACGCGTTCAACCAGGCCAAGAACAGTACCTACGCGTCCCTCACCCGGACGCCGAAACCGCGCGCCGTCGTCGAGTGCGGTTCGTACTCGAACCCGAACTACGGCTGCACCGACGAACGCCAGGACGCGATCGCGGCGTACACCGACGCCCTGCTCTGGTACATCACCCGCGACGACCGCTACGCCCAGAAGTCGATCGAGCTGATGGACGCGTGGTCGGCGACCATCCGGGACCACACGAACAGCAACGCGCCACTGCAGACCGCCTGGGCCGCGTCGTCCTGGCCGAAGGCCGCGGAGATCATCAAGCACGCCTACGGCAACTGGCCGAACTCCGGCCGCTTCGCCACGATGCTGCGCAACGTCTACGTCCCGGAGATCATCAACGGCTCGAACTCCAACGGGAACTGGGAGCTGAGCATCATCGAGGCCCTGCAGGGCATCGGCGTGTTCCTCGAGGACAGGGCGATCTACGACAAGGCGATCGCGCTCTACAGGCTGCGCGTACCGGCGTACGTGTATCTGGAGTCGGACGGTGCGCTGCCGAAGACCGTGCCGAGCCAGAACCTCAACACCCGCGAGAAGATCGTCAGCTACTGGCAGGGCCAGGGGACGTTCGTGACCGGTCTGACTCAGGAGACCTGTCGCGACTTCACGCACACCGGCTACGGCATCTCGTCGATCTCGCACGTGCTGGAGACGGCGCGGATCCAGGGCATCGACATGTACCCGGAGTTCGGTGAGCGACTCCGGCAGGCGCTCGGCTTCCAGGCCAAGTGGGAGCGGAACCTGGAGCCGGTGCCGTCGTGGCTGTGCAAGGGCACGCTGCACCGCGGCCTCGGTCCGATCACCGAAGTGGGCTACAACGCGCTGCACACCCGTCTCGGTTACGCGATGACGAACACGCAGGCCCTGACCGAGTCACGGCGTCCGGCGGGCACCAACAACCTGTTCGTCGCCTGGGAGACCCTGACTCACGCAGAGAACCCGTCCTGA
- a CDS encoding TetR/AcrR family transcriptional regulator has protein sequence MSTSATPRERLLDAAGELFYRDGVNIGVDALCKAAGVSKKSMYQLFRSKDELIAESLASRGPAYQSLLYPAGEDGRTPRERILAVFRRQDDLVAAGNYLGCPYVSTAVELKNPEHPGSVVARHFKQQLTDFFHRELAKADADDPATLAVQLTMIFDGASARAVVRAQPLGGIGAVTAGALLDAAGVRASELAMH, from the coding sequence ATGAGTACTTCGGCGACACCCCGCGAGCGACTGCTGGACGCCGCGGGCGAACTCTTCTACCGCGACGGCGTCAACATCGGAGTGGACGCGCTGTGCAAAGCGGCCGGGGTGTCGAAGAAGTCGATGTACCAGCTGTTCCGTTCGAAGGACGAGCTGATCGCGGAGAGCCTGGCCAGTCGCGGTCCGGCGTACCAGTCGCTGCTGTACCCGGCCGGCGAGGACGGGCGGACGCCGCGTGAGCGGATCCTCGCGGTGTTCCGGCGTCAGGACGACCTGGTTGCGGCGGGCAACTACCTCGGCTGCCCCTATGTGAGTACGGCGGTCGAGCTGAAGAACCCGGAGCACCCAGGGTCCGTCGTCGCGCGGCACTTCAAGCAGCAGCTCACCGACTTCTTCCACCGGGAGCTCGCGAAGGCGGACGCGGACGACCCGGCGACGCTGGCCGTCCAGCTGACGATGATCTTCGACGGCGCCAGTGCGCGCGCGGTCGTCCGCGCGCAGCCGCTGGGCGGTATCGGCGCCGTGACCGCCGGGGCGCTGCTCGACGCGGCGGGCGTCCGCGCGAGCGAGCTCGCGATGCACTGA
- a CDS encoding iron chelate uptake ABC transporter family permease subunit: MTTTAEAVHVIARARAARQARTVVVIAVLAVVVFATFCISLSLGDFKIPVLDVVKTLFGGGDRATEFIVNRLRLPRALTGLLVGAALGLSGAIFQSIARNPLASPDIIGVTYGASAFAVFAIVTLGLTGVAVSALAIVGAVLTAFVMYVLAWRRGVSSYRLILIGIGIGAIATSVTSYLLTKARVEIAQQALIWLTGSLNGRDWSNVRSLAITFVVLLPLMVFLVRQLRILQLGDETAYGLGLRVETARLGLIVIAVLMAAVATAAAGPIGFVAFVAPPIARRLTRSPGPAMITSALLGALVVALSDLVAQHAFGDTQLPVGVVTGVVGAPYLMFLLARANRVGSGG, translated from the coding sequence GTGACGACGACCGCGGAGGCAGTTCACGTCATCGCCCGCGCCCGCGCGGCGCGGCAGGCCCGTACCGTCGTGGTGATCGCGGTCCTCGCGGTCGTGGTGTTCGCGACCTTCTGCATCTCGCTGTCACTGGGTGACTTCAAGATCCCGGTGCTCGACGTCGTGAAGACGCTGTTCGGCGGCGGCGACCGCGCGACCGAGTTCATCGTCAACCGGCTGCGGTTGCCGCGGGCGCTGACCGGCCTGCTCGTCGGCGCGGCGCTCGGCCTGTCCGGCGCGATCTTCCAGAGCATCGCCCGCAACCCGCTGGCCAGCCCGGACATCATCGGCGTGACGTACGGCGCCAGCGCGTTCGCCGTGTTCGCGATCGTCACGCTCGGGCTGACGGGCGTGGCGGTGTCGGCGCTGGCGATCGTCGGCGCGGTGCTGACCGCGTTCGTCATGTACGTGCTCGCGTGGCGGCGCGGGGTGTCGAGCTACCGGTTGATCCTGATCGGGATCGGCATCGGTGCGATCGCCACGAGCGTCACGTCGTACCTGTTGACCAAGGCGCGGGTGGAGATCGCGCAGCAGGCGCTGATCTGGCTGACCGGGAGCCTCAACGGGCGGGACTGGTCGAACGTGCGGTCGCTGGCGATCACGTTCGTCGTGCTGCTGCCGCTGATGGTGTTCCTGGTGCGGCAGCTGCGGATCCTGCAGCTCGGCGACGAGACGGCGTACGGGCTGGGGCTGCGGGTCGAGACCGCGCGGCTCGGCCTGATCGTGATCGCCGTGCTGATGGCTGCGGTCGCGACCGCGGCCGCCGGGCCGATCGGGTTCGTCGCGTTCGTGGCGCCGCCGATCGCGCGGCGGCTGACCCGGTCGCCGGGGCCGGCGATGATCACCTCCGCGTTGCTCGGGGCGCTGGTGGTCGCGTTGTCGGATCTGGTCGCGCAGCACGCGTTCGGCGACACGCAGCTGCCGGTCGGTGTGGTGACAGGCGTCGTCGGTGCGCCGTACCTGATGTTCTTGCTGGCGCGGGCCAACCGGGTCGGAAGTGGTGGCTGA
- a CDS encoding sialate O-acetylesterase, with translation MRRPAAVVTTLASLYAGLTVAAVPTQATAAAGCDAASAGFTPVLQLELPERANYLNTTPPYSLDRTAEIGTGFDRVGYCLELNGPDGPQWVWTAMEPFTTDARRIGLPTRPGEIVRQRVGDLDVLSNVPGVTQGSGQSGYLEMWPNQYARTASAQVANGSATTFDADDSPTTPLGYGSFQVSQVGATRPSSVPAKPVFAINTFTQSATSLLSLGIGARPTADPDWTFAGNAAQYTQRRFTAYVRKSLVELTEAPQDRQLVPRDAGGRATVPVAGRMTDPRVKSVQLTVTSNGETEVYTSASREFRFTPRIKAGLREYTFELKALGRVVARRDGVAAGDVYVVQGQSNAEASMYNGAASGEESPYLRSFGSPVSDPSISAADRVWSYATGDVSRQSGSVGQWAIRMGRQLVDKYQVPIALINGAHGGRPIAFFQRNDANPDDLSTNYGRLRQRLVAAGVIDHIRGVLWYQGESDSDNAAVHVSGFTSLLQDWRADFGTAPKYYVYQVRTSPCGNSTSINLREAQRQLGDTHGVTVLSTTGLSGHDGCHYAYAGGYREMGDHAYAVVARDLYGGPSAGVAPPNPLDVTATGSQLTVRLRSTDPLTVDDGVAADFRVDGAAVTVTSVAYEPGKLVLQLSGPPTGATALTYQAHLRAGPWITNAVGAGLLTFSLPIS, from the coding sequence TTGAGACGTCCCGCTGCTGTTGTCACAACCCTCGCCTCCCTGTACGCCGGCCTCACCGTGGCCGCCGTACCTACTCAGGCCACCGCAGCCGCCGGCTGCGACGCTGCCTCCGCCGGATTCACTCCGGTGCTGCAACTCGAGCTGCCCGAACGCGCCAACTACCTCAACACCACCCCGCCGTACAGCCTCGACCGGACCGCCGAGATCGGCACCGGCTTCGACCGAGTCGGCTATTGCCTCGAACTGAACGGCCCGGACGGTCCGCAGTGGGTGTGGACCGCGATGGAGCCGTTCACCACCGACGCCCGGCGGATCGGCCTGCCGACCCGGCCGGGCGAGATCGTGCGGCAACGCGTCGGCGATCTCGACGTGCTGTCCAACGTGCCCGGCGTGACCCAGGGCAGCGGCCAGTCCGGCTACCTGGAGATGTGGCCGAACCAGTACGCGCGCACCGCGAGCGCACAGGTCGCGAACGGATCGGCGACGACGTTCGACGCCGACGACAGCCCGACCACGCCACTCGGCTACGGCTCGTTCCAGGTCTCGCAGGTCGGGGCGACGCGGCCGTCGAGTGTGCCCGCGAAGCCGGTGTTCGCGATCAACACCTTCACCCAGTCGGCCACCAGCCTGCTGTCGCTCGGCATCGGCGCGCGGCCCACCGCCGACCCGGACTGGACCTTCGCCGGCAACGCGGCGCAGTACACACAGCGGCGATTCACGGCGTACGTCCGGAAGTCGCTGGTCGAGTTGACGGAGGCGCCGCAGGACCGGCAGTTGGTGCCCCGTGACGCCGGCGGTCGTGCGACGGTGCCGGTCGCGGGCCGGATGACGGATCCGCGCGTGAAGAGCGTGCAGTTGACCGTGACCAGCAACGGCGAGACCGAGGTCTACACGTCAGCGTCGCGAGAGTTCCGCTTCACGCCGCGGATCAAGGCCGGGCTTCGCGAGTACACGTTCGAACTGAAGGCGCTCGGGCGGGTCGTCGCGCGCCGCGACGGCGTCGCCGCGGGTGACGTGTACGTCGTCCAGGGGCAATCGAACGCCGAAGCGTCGATGTACAACGGAGCCGCGAGTGGCGAGGAATCGCCGTACCTGCGGAGTTTCGGCAGCCCGGTCTCGGATCCGTCGATCTCCGCGGCGGACCGGGTCTGGAGCTACGCGACCGGCGACGTGTCCCGTCAGTCCGGGTCGGTCGGGCAGTGGGCGATCCGGATGGGACGGCAGCTGGTCGACAAGTACCAGGTGCCGATCGCGTTGATCAACGGCGCGCACGGCGGCCGGCCGATCGCCTTCTTCCAGCGCAACGACGCGAACCCCGACGACCTCAGCACCAACTACGGCCGGCTCCGGCAGCGCCTGGTGGCCGCCGGAGTCATCGACCACATCCGCGGCGTCCTCTGGTACCAGGGCGAGTCCGACAGCGACAACGCGGCTGTGCACGTCAGCGGCTTCACGTCACTCCTGCAGGACTGGCGCGCGGACTTCGGTACGGCGCCGAAGTACTACGTCTACCAAGTGCGCACGTCCCCCTGCGGTAACTCCACCAGCATCAACCTGCGTGAGGCACAGCGGCAGCTGGGCGACACACACGGCGTCACCGTGCTGTCGACCACAGGTCTGTCCGGCCACGACGGTTGCCACTACGCGTACGCCGGTGGGTACCGCGAGATGGGCGACCACGCGTACGCCGTGGTGGCCCGCGACCTGTACGGCGGCCCGTCCGCCGGCGTGGCTCCGCCGAACCCGCTTGATGTCACTGCAACCGGCTCGCAGCTGACTGTGCGACTGCGCTCCACCGACCCGCTGACTGTCGACGACGGTGTGGCTGCTGACTTCCGGGTGGACGGTGCCGCGGTCACTGTGACGTCTGTCGCGTACGAGCCGGGCAAGCTGGTGCTGCAGCTGTCCGGTCCGCCGACCGGAGCGACCGCTCTCACCTATCAGGCACACCTGCGAGCAGGTCCGTGGATCACCAACGCTGTCGGCGCAGGGCTGCTGACGTTCAGCCTGCCGATCAGCTGA